The genomic region ATCCCCGTTGTGCCCATGATAAAAACGATGATACAAAACAGCCAAAATGCGCCTGCCGGAACCAAGCCGCCGATCAAGGCACACAGGCCCAAGGCAAAAACGCCGAGGGAGATCATGAGAAACTGCCGCTGTAACCCTCCTGTCACGGTGATGACCAATGCGGCGATGAACATTCCGCTCGAAAAAAGCATTTGAACGATTCCATTGTGCCAAGCCGTACCATGAAAATACACGTTCACCATGAGGGGCAACAGCGTTCCCAAGGGCACAAAGACAATCGTGGAAAGCAGGATGGGGAGCGCTACACCCATCAGCGCTGGATTTGCCTTGAGCGCATCGATGCCCTGTTTCAACTCTACGAAGACGTTCCGCTTGTCACGGGCGGACAGGCTCGGTTTCGGAACGTTGATGGAGGAAAGGGTGAGCAGGGCCAAAGCGGCGCCGAAGACATCGACAAGCATCACGTACTGCAGGGTTGACATGGTCATCAAAAATGCGCCCATCATCGGCCCGGCCATCGAAGCGGCGGATGTGACCATCTGTCCCCACCCGCCTGCCTTTGTCAGTTCGCTCTCGGGAACCAGTAGCGGGATGGCCGCTTGCATGGCGGGTTTATGAAAGGTTTCCCCGACAGCGCGGATGAACAAAATGGCGTACATGAACAGCATCGACGGAACACCGAAAATGAAGGATGCGCCGAGGAGCAGACTGGAAAGTGCTACCGCGCTGTCCGCGGCGATCATGATCGTCTTGCGATCGTACCGGTCAATCCAGACGCCTGCAAAGGGGCCGATCACCGCCTGCGGCAACAAGCCGACGACGCTGGCGATGGTCAGCGCCAGGGCGGAGCCCGTTTGCACCGTGATCCACCAAAGGATCGAAAACTGCACCGCCTGGGAACTTACAATCGAAATCGCCTGACCGGCATACATGGTGAAAAAAGACTTTTTCCACGCGCTCGCCCTATCCACTTAGGCCTTCCTTTCCAGACAATCAACGATCACTTTCGCACAATCGCGCGCCCCGTTTTCTGTCCCCATATGGGTTGCCAGCGCCTTTGCGCTTGCAATGACGTGATCGTTGTGGACAAAACGAATGGCCTCGGCCAGGTTGTCGGCGGTCAGTTTTTTGACGGGAATCGGCTTGGCGCCTACACCCAGATCATGGGCGCGATGAGCCCAGGCAAACTGATCGTTGGCAAAGGGAACAATGATGCTCGGCGCACCGGCTCTGAATCCGGCTGCTGTTGTTCCGGCGCCGCCGTGATGACAGACGGCCGACACCTGTTCAAACAACCAGGAATGGGGGATGCTGTCCACCGCGAATATATGGTCC from Heliomicrobium undosum harbors:
- a CDS encoding MFS transporter: MDRASAWKKSFFTMYAGQAISIVSSQAVQFSILWWITVQTGSALALTIASVVGLLPQAVIGPFAGVWIDRYDRKTIMIAADSAVALSSLLLGASFIFGVPSMLFMYAILFIRAVGETFHKPAMQAAIPLLVPESELTKAGGWGQMVTSAASMAGPMMGAFLMTMSTLQYVMLVDVFGAALALLTLSSINVPKPSLSARDKRNVFVELKQGIDALKANPALMGVALPILLSTIVFVPLGTLLPLMVNVYFHGTAWHNGIVQMLFSSGMFIAALVITVTGGLQRQFLMISLGVFALGLCALIGGLVPAGAFWLFCIIVFIMGTTGMCSHIPFTAYIQKTIPQENLGKVISLVTSVMSFAAPIGMFIAGPVSEIIGVNNWMVCAGILMLLVGLLCYFTTRKYDKVILQEVTVA